From one Bombyx mori chromosome 5, ASM3026992v2 genomic stretch:
- the LOC105842196 gene encoding uncharacterized protein LOC105842196 codes for MVSKGVMLLSCHGIVWVGALAFALWAGAVKAARYDTATPYTPPYNRKYIPLHPNDDPYENNEAVAASEDSVSGGSSIAPSQYILAALKTILEVVNKMNKQRAMTKAISPAANSTAVVLKRRKPSNNTLVETGRGLEDYYDEHHYHDHDPTTTTAKPMKQGRYTDPWAGYYDWIINEGSFKFWSVFQLFTAALLLYACLSAIYYAKFNPILPDYSMEYDDYFLERTVGRKARSLEPAELPSGLSWINPQTFQFIMDAISKHYESE; via the exons ATGGTATCGAAAGGGGTAATGTTGTTGTCTTGTCATGGGATTGTGTGGGTTGGGGCCCTTGCTTTCGCGCTATGGGCGGGCGCTGTCAAAGCAGCGCGCTACGACACCGCTACACCGTACACTCCGCCTTACAATCGCAAATATATTCCTTTGCA TCCTAACGATGATCCCTATGAGAATAATGAAGCAGTTGCTGCCTCCGAGGATTCAGTTTCCGGTGGATCTAGTATAGCGCCCTCTCAATATATTTTGGCAGCACTGAAAACTATTTTAGAGGTCGTGAACAAAATGAATAAGCAACGTGCAATGACCAAGGCAATTTCACCCGCTGCAAACTCAACTGCTGTTGTT TTGAAAAGGAGAAAGCCTTCGAACAATACTTTAGTTGAAACCGGACGAGGACTCGAAGACTATTATGATGAGCACCACTATCACGACCACGACCCGACCACAACGACTGCAAAGCCGATGAAGCAAGGCAGGTATACCGACCCATGGGCTGGCTACTACGATTGGATAATCAACGAAGGCTCCTTCAAGTTCTGGAGCGTGTTTCAA TTATTTACAGCTGCTCTTCTGCTGTACGCTTGCCTCTCTGCAATCTATTACGCGAAATTCAATCCTATTCTCCCGGACTACAGCATGGAATATGACGACTACTTTTTAGAGCGAACGGTAGGGAGAAAAGCCAGGAGCTTAGAACCCGCCGAATTACCATCTGGTCTATCCTGGATTAACCCACAGACCTTCCAATTCATTATGGATGCTATTTCAAAGCACTACGAATCAGAATAG
- the LOC101737366 gene encoding bile salt-activated lipase — MLLYLLLLFLGANNCEGLSRIDPLVDTNVGLIRGIRAVDGEYSMFMGIPYGIVDVNNPFGPATSHPGFDNVFEAFDDSAICPQIEEFNNTIVGTLDCLHLNIYVPNSATSRNRLPVLVWIHGGGFSVGFSGRYLYGPKYLVRHDIILVTLNYRLGPYGFMCLNTPEISGNQGLKDQYMALKWIKNNINAFGGDANSITIFGESAGGASVDLHVHFDEERLFDKVIMQSGTSRGPWVIQEPDLSAPKKIANYLGYTTDDINDAVSFLSTVDTKLIIASASELNLSFRPCVEQDTSKRLISDYPINVAPKMKNIPVLIGYNDHEWLAQYLNKDTSFYKGLNNKFYEYLQSFFNFDDEQLSEMEKIVRQFYTGDEAIDEESMWHVVDFDSDIMFNYPTEISIKEYIDNGAETVFFYIFSYVGEKNFVKDRLNITVGGAVHADEIGYLFDLSYDTQIPSAEDQLMIDRITTLWANFVKYGNPTPDTSDLLPVQWTPVTKTTRPYLNINTDLDIQKRPFHKRIAFWDMFYKLNYEFQKGLRNDKQ; from the exons ATGCTGCTTTAccttttacttttgtttttaggGGCAAATAATTGTGAAGGATTATCAAGAATAGATCCTTTGGTTGATACAAATGTCGGCTTAATACGAGGAATCAGAGCTGTCGACGGCGAATACTCCATGTTCATGGGAATACCATATGGAATTGTCGATGTGAATAATCCATTTGGG CCCGCAACTTCTCACCCGGGATTCGACAACGTCTTCGAAGCTTTTGACGACTCCGCCATATGTCCACAAATCGAAGAATTCAATAACACGATAGTTGGAACCCTTGATTGCCTTCATCTGAATATCTATGTTCCGAATTCAGCTACATCACGAAATCGTCTACCCGTGCTTGTTTGGATCCACGGTGGTGGTTTTTCTGTAGGATTTTCGGGAAGGTACCTTTATGGACCGAAGTACTTAGTTCGACACGATATTATTTTAGTAACTTTAAACTACCGCCTCGGCCCTTATGGGTTTATGTGTCTTAACACACCCGAGATCTCGGGTAATCAGGGTCTCAAAGATCAGTACATGGCCCTTAAatggataaaaaataatataaatgcttTTGGAGGGGACGCCAATAGTATAACTATTTTCGGAGAAAGTGCTGGTGGCGCTTCAGTTGATTTACATGTCCATTTTGACGAAGAAAGATTGTTCGATAAAGTTATTATGCAAAGTGGGACCTCCAGAGGCCCTTGGGTGATACAAGAACCTGACTTGTCAGCTCCTAAAAAGATTGCCAATTATTTAGGTTATACAACCGACGACATAAACGACGCCGTATCATTTTTATCAACAGTCGATACGAAATTGATCATTGCATCAGCATCTGAATTAAACTTATCGTTTCGACCTTGTGTTGAACAAGACACTTCCAAAAGATTGATTAGTGATTATCCAATAAACGTGGCacctaaaatgaaaaatattccgGTCCTTATAGGCTACAATGACCACGAATGGTTAGCACAATACCTGAACAAAGATACTTCTTTTTACAAGGgattaaataataagttttatgAATACCTTCAGTCTTTTTTTAACTTCGACGATGAGCAACTTTCTGAAATGGAAAAAATTGTACGACAATTTTACACTGGTGACGAAGCGATTGACGAAGAATCCATGTGGCATGTTGTTGATTTTGACTCAGACATAATGTTCAACTATCCTACAGAAATTTCAATAAAAGAGTATATTGACAACGGCGCCGAAACGGTATTCTTTTACATATTTTCGTATGTCGGAGAAAAAAACTTCGTTAAAGATAGACTTAACATAACCGTTGGTGGTGCCGTGCACGCTGACGAAATTGGATATTTATTTGACTTATCTTACGACACTCAAATACCTTCAGCGGAAGATCAGCTTATGATAGATCGAATCACTACATTGTGGGCGAATTTTGTAAAATACGG aaATCCAACTCCAGATACATCGGATTTACTTCCAGTTCAATGGACACCAGTTACTAAAACAACAAGAccctatttaaatataaatacggACCTCGACATACAAAAAAGGCCTTTCCATAAAAGAATCGCCTTTTGGGATATGTTctacaaattaaattatgagTTCCAAAAAGGCCTTCGCAATGACAAACAGTAA
- the LOC101737595 gene encoding cell surface glycoprotein 1, with amino-acid sequence MDSPKNESSSTSTTTEKTKTPDLIFAEFESSSNVKSIRKLLEKEKIDSTSTVKSILRPIYVPDEETDEVTRVVNYGLPVKADENKDTKPTSSDSTDYFSMYNNLYNNEPVPVYVPSTTIMTTTSTASPTTTTTTSNPMNVENIWHIIDNQKYDEYAGKWEEEVVADENTEDASQDGNMDNHTEQSENSDKQGQVPLDENFALPGFTSNPGNGAENESRAIRTEPKFRFPYVNLKPFQVKDLKKPSGHSKTGNNMFNLNDFRDVKNPVRGEAQDVVPIRQPIDRYNPAQPYLPQPYGGNSKQSGGYSAPEKAVANLVPPPPPPPKLTDNDFPAPSSYESFPPYASASAPNPSPAPPAASPLPSLPVSKPVITMYQPPIIDSSDSSDAILPPSDDMGPPTDLGYHYQQPPTQFLPTVPPMKTKPFNGYSYNKPSLTLDTPPALSSDEKPEFQGYVYSKPEPPSMSDDHMAHNHPLHSHVPSNNDHHDSDYPELIYNKPHDGMSDAKGGSDMKGTDMAPPPLPYGHGPSMDAGASIDQGFPHDFPGDFKFHHDFDDHDYHHHHHPHPTTTTTTEQPRVNRYSYYYLGKKLYYLPLYFSVYFIIYVGALIIKAVLRHKIVYPNSWRPNGTTASFFSKRSVDSWDLSNENIHEITGKVTHAIASAAEKYMDKKKK; translated from the exons ATGGATTCGCCTAAGAACGAAAGTTCATCGACCTCAACTACGACCGAAAAAACGAAGACTCCGgatttaatttttgctgagtttgAATCTAGCAGTAACGTGAAATCAATTCGTAAACTTTTAGAGAAGGAAAAAATCGACTCGACGTCTACAGTGAAATCGATATTAAGACCTATTTATGTGCCAGATGAAGAAACCGACGAGGTAACTCGTGTTGTAAACTATGGATTACCTGTTAAGGCAGACGAGAATAAGGACACAAAACCAACGTCAAGTGATTCGACCGACTATTTTTCTATGtacaataatttgtataataatgAACCCGTTCCTGTATACGTTCCTTCTACAACTATTATGACTACTACGAGTACTGCTTCTCCAACAACCACAACAACTACATCAAACCCGATGAATGTAGAAAATATTTGGCATATAATTGATAACCAAAAATACGATGAATACGCTGGAAAGTGGGAGGAAGAAGTTGTTGCAGACGAAAATACTGAAGATGCAAGTCAGGATGGAAATATGGACAATCATACAGAACAATCAGAAAATAGCGACAAACAAGGACAAGTACCTCTCGATGAAAATTTTGCTTTACCAGg ATTTACGTCAAATCCTGGAAACGGAGCAGAAAACGAGTCTCGTGCTATTCGTACAGAACCTAAATTTAGATTTCCTTATGTGAATCTGAAACCATTTCAAGTGAAAGACTTAAAGAAACCTTCAGGTCATAGCAAAACAGGGAACaacatgtttaatttaaatgattttcgAGATGTTAAGAATCCGGTGAGAGGTGAAGCACAAGACGTGGTACCTATTCGTCAACCGATAGATCGTTATAATCCAGCACAACCTTACCTTCCACAACCGTATGGTGGAAATTCTAAACAATCTGGTGGATACTCAGCACCTGAGAAGGCAGTTGCAAACCTAGTTCCACCACCACCCCCTCCACCAAAACTGACAGATAACGATTTCCCGGCTCCTTCTAGTTATGAGTCGTTCCCTCCTTATGCTTCTGCCTCAGCTCCGAACCCCAGTCCTGCGCCTCCAGCAGCTTCACCGCTTCCATCTCTACCTGTCTCAAAACCAGTTATTACCATGTATCAACCTCCAATTATTGATTCATCTGACAGCTCTGACGCGATTTTACCACCGTCTGATGATATGGGACCACCAACTGACCTTGGATATCACTACCAGCAACCCCCGACGCAATTTTTACCAACTGTTCCCCCAATGAAGACAAAACCTTTCAACGGCTATTCATACAATAAGCCGTCACTTACTCTTGATACACCCCCAGCATTGAGTTCGGATGAAAAGCCTGAATTTCAAGGATATGTTTACAGCAAACCTGAACCCCCTTCTATGTCGGATGATCACATGGCACACAATCACCCACTTCATAGTCACGTCCCTTCAAACAATGACCATCACGACTCAGACTATCCTGAACTCATTTATAATAAGCCACATGATGGTATGAGTGATGCAAAGGGTGGAAGCGACATGAAAGGGACCGATATGGCACCTCCTCCACTGCCTTACGGCCATGGTCCATCTATGGATGCTGGTGCTTCGATTGACCAAGGTTTTCCTCACGATTTTCCTGGAGATTTCAAATTTCATCATGATTTTGACGATCACGAttatcatcaccatcatcatccCCATCCAACAACTACAACTACAACAGAACAACCTCGAGTAAACCGATACAGCTATTATTATTTAGGAAAGAAGTTATACTATCTGCCCTTGTATTTCAGtgtctattttattatatacgtGGGTGCTCTTATAATCAAGGCAGTCCTTCGTCACAAGATTGTATACCCAAATAGTTGGCGGCCTAATGGTACAACTGCATCTTTTTTCTCTAAGCGCTCTGTGGATTCGTGGGACCTTTCCAATGAAAACATACATGAAATTACTGGAAAGGTCACGCACGCGATCGCTTCAGCTGCAGAAAAATATAtggataaaaagaaaaagtaa